GGCGCACTGCGTCGCCCAGTGGGGTCACGACTTCAGGCCCGACTACCTCGCGCTGTCCGAGCTCAGCGAGCGCTGGCCCGACGTGCCGCGCATCGCCCTCACGGCGACCGCGACCGAGGCCACGCACCGCGAGATCACGACGCGACTCTCGCTCGAAGACGCCAGGCACTTCGTGTCGAGCTTCGACCGCCCGAACATCCAGTACCGCATCGCGCCCAAGTCGGAGGTGCGCAAGCAGCTCCTCGAGTTCGTGCGCAGCGAGGGCGTCGACGCCGAAGGCACGCCCGTCGCGGGCATCGTCTACGCGCTGTCGCGCGCGAGCACCGAGAAGATCGCGGGCTTCCTCGCCCAGAACGGCGTCAACGCCCTGCCGTACCATGCCGGTCTCGACGCCGGCGTGCGCCGCCGCACGCAAGAACGGTTCCTCCGCGAAGACGGCGTGGTCGTCGTGGCGACCATCGCGTTCGGCATGGGCATCGACAAGCCCGACGTGCGCTTCGTCGCCCACGTCGACCTGCCGAAGTCGGTCGAGGGCTACTACCAGGAGACGGGGCGTGCCGGCCGCGACGGCCTGCCCGCCACGGCGTGGCTCGCCTACGGGCTGCAAGACGTGGTGCAGCAGCGCCGCATGATCGACGAGAGCCCCGGCGACCTCGCGCATCGGCGCCGTCTCGCGTCGCACCTCGACGCGATGCTCGCCCTGTGCGAGACCGTGCAGTGCCGCAGGCAGAACCTCCTCGCCTACTTCGGCCAGCCGAGCGAGGCATGCGGCAACTGCGACACCTGCCTCGAGCCGCCCGTCGCGCTCGACGGCACGGTGCCCGCGCAGAAGTTCATGTCGACGATCGTGCGACTCGAGCGTGAACGGCGTCAGCGTTACGGCGCGGGGCACCTCATCGACATCCTCCGCGGCAAGCAGACCCCGCGGGTCGGCCAGTACGGCCACGACACGCTCGCCACGTGGGGCATCGGCGCCGACGTGTCCGAGCAGCAGTGGCGCGGCATCGTGCGACAGCTGCTCGCGCAGGGACTGCTCGCGACCCACGGCGAGTACGGCACGCTCTCGGTCACCGACACGGGCAACGAGGTGCTTTCGGGCACGCGCACCGTCATGCTCCGAGCCGAGCCCGAACGCGCCGCCTCGCGGCGGGGCCCGAAGGCCGCGTCGGCCGCAGCCGATCTCAGCCCCGACGATGCCGAACTGTTCGAGGCGCTGCGCGCCTGGCGGGGCGCCGAGGCCCGCGAGCAGGGCGTGCCCGCGTACATCGTGTTCGGCGATGCCACGCTGCGCGCGGTCGCGACGGAGCGACCCCGTTCGGTCGCCGGGCTCGACGGCATCTCGGGCATCGGCGTGAAGAAGCGCGAGGCCTACGGCGACGCGCTCGTCGCCGTCGTCGACGCGCACCTGGCGCGCTAGCGCTGCGCTCTGCCGGGCGGGCGGCGAGCGGGCATCCGCACCGCACCCGCTCGTCGTGCGCTGGTGCGCGGGCATCCGCACCGAGCCCGCTCGTCGTGCGCTGGCCGGTGGCATCCCGATGCGCGACGCGCCCGATCCCGGCGGGACCGCGGCATCCGAATCATTCCTTCTCGTCTGGTATTTGATCTGATACAGTACCTATCGAGATGAACAACAGGCGATGCCGAGACGGCAGGCGTCCTGACATCAGAAGACGGCGGCCCGAGTGCTGCAACACCCGAGCCGCCCACGCAACCGAGTCGTTCAGTGCGAAGCCGAACGCGAGACCAGTGCGCGCCGCCAGCGTACCGCCCAGCGCTGAACCGACTCCGAAGAGCCTGCCCGACCGGGTGGGCTCGACTGAGATCGGAGAAACCGCATGCCCACCGCGACACCGGGGCTGGCCCTCGAGGCCAGGAACCTCGTCAAACGCTATCCGCAGGGCCGGCGCAAGCCGCCCGTCACCGCCCTCGACGGGCTGAGCTTCGGCGTCGAGGAGGGCACCGTGTTCGGGCTCCTCGGTCCGAACGGCGCCGGCAAGTCGACCACCGTGAAGATCCTCGCGACGCTCAGCGCGGCCGACTCGGGTGACGCGTTCGTCGCCGGCTTCGACGTTCGCGGCCGGGCGGCCGACGTGCGTCGGTCGATCGGCTTCGTCGCCCAGAAGCAGGTCTCCGACCCCATGGACACCGGCCTCGAGAACCTCGTGCTCGCCGGACAACTGCACGGCATGGGCACCCGCGATGCGAGGTCGCGGGCCGGTGACCTGCTCGATCGCTTCGGCCTCGCCGCTGCGGCGCGACGCCAGGTGAAGACCTACTCCGGCGGCATGGCCCGAAAGCTCGACGTCGCGATCGGGCTCATGCATCACCCCGCCGTGCTCTTCCTCGACGAGCCGACCACCGGGCTCGACCCCGAGGCGCGCACCGAGATGTGGGCCGAGATCGAGCGCATGGCTGCCGACGAACGCACCACGGTGCTGCTCACCACGCACTACCTCGAAGAGGCCGATCGCCTCGCCAGCCGTCTCGCGATCGTCGCGAACGGCCGGGTCGTGACCGAGGGCGAGCCGGAAGAGCTGAAGGCGGCGCTCCGCGGCGACGCCATCGTGCTCGAACTGCTCGACGCCGCCGATGTCGATGGCGCCCTGACGCTCATCGGGCGCAGCCCGGTGTTCCGCGACGTGGTGCGCGAGGGGCGCACCGTGCGGGCGCGCACCGACGAGGGCGGGCAGGCGCTGCCGCTCGCGCTCGCCATGCTCGACGCCGAGCGGCTGCGGGTCGCGTCGGCGACCGTCGCGAGGCCGAGCCTCGATGACGTCTACCTCGCCCACACCGGGCGTTCCTTCTCGTCGGCGCACAGCGAGGGCTCGGCGACCGACCAGGCGACGCCCACGATCGACGGCCCCGCGACCGACGGCCCCGCGACCGACGGCCCCGCGACCGCAGAGGAGCGTGCAGCATGACCGCCACGACCACCACGACACGCGCCGCCACGCGCGGCACGGCGTCACGTCCGTCGCGCGCGGGCACGGGATTCCTCCGACACACGGCGGTGCTGACGCTCCGGCAGCTTCGCGCGGCGGTGCGGGTTCCGGCGTTCGTCGTCATGAACCTCGTGCAGCCGCTCATCTGGCTCCTGCTGTTCGGGCAGCTCTTCAAGTCGGTCGTCGAGATCCCGGGCTTCTCGGGCGGCGCCGACTACCTCGAGTTCCTCACGCCGGGCATCGTCGTGATGATGGCCCTGTTCGGCAGCGCGTGGGCCGGCACGTCGTTCATCGAGGACATGAACCGCGGCGTCATGGATCGCCTGCTCACCTCGCCGACGCATCGCGGCGCGCTCATGGTCGCCTCGCTCGTCTACCAGGCGGTGCTCACGTTCGTGCAGACGCTCATCGTGCTGGGCGTCGCGTGGCTGCTCGGTGCGCGCTTCGACGGCGGACTCGCCGGCGTGCTCGTGCTGCTCGCGGCGGCGATGCTGCTCACCGCCGCGTTCTCGGCGCTCTCGAACGCGGCGGCGTTGCTCGCCCGCGACCAGAACATCCTGATCGGGCTCTCGCAGCTCATCACGATCCCGCTCATGTTCCTGAGTTCGGCGCTCATGGACACGTCGCTGTCGGCCGGCTGGGTCGCGGATGTCGCGCGCTTCAACCCGTTCGAATGGGCGGTCGTCGCCGGGCGCGAGGCGCTCCTCTCGGCCGATCCCGACTGGGCGAGCGTGTGGTCGCACCTCGGATACCTCGCGGCGTTCACGCTGGTGCTCGCCTGGCTCGCGACCCGCGCCTTCCGGGTCTACCAGCGCAGCGCGTAGGGGCGAGGCGCGGACGGCACCGGTCGGTTCGCGACGGTTGCAGAGGCCACGGACGTCAACGTCCGTGGCCTCTCGGCGCTTCCGGTGCGAGCTCGATCGGGATCCCCCTGGGTGCGCGTGGGCGTCGTCCGGGCACCCCCGATCGTCGACCGGGGGTGCCCGGTATTCTCGAAATGTTTACGTTACCGTAGCAGAAATGTTTGCGTTGACATTTCGAGAACGGCGCCCCTAACCTGACGACGTCAGGAGCCTGAGGCGGCATCTCGGGCGCAACAGGACGCCACGCACGGCAGAACAGAGAGGTTCGCAGAATGCATCACCGTACCCTTCGGATCGCGGTCGGACTCGCGATCGCGGCGCTCGCGATATCGGTCGCGAGTCCCGCGAGTCCCGCGAGCGCCGCACCACCAGAGGACCAGATGCCCGTGCTCACCGGACCGGAGCTCGCAGCATCGTGGACGGCGCCGCTCAGCACCGTCGGCCGCTACGTCGTCGACGCCGACGGTGACCGGTTCAAGCTGAAGTCCGCCAATTGGGACGGCGCGCAGGGCCACTGGAGCGGCAGCGGCGACAAGAACGATCCCGCCAACCACAACAGCGGCATCAGCTACGACATCCCGATGGGGCTGGATCGGGTGCCGATGGCCACCCTCATGAGCGACTTCCACGGCGTCGGCATCAACAGCATCCGCCTGTCCTTCTCGAACGAGATGCTCGGCATGACGGCGCCGGTTCCGGATGTCGCGGTCACGGCGAACCCGCAGCTGAAGGGCAAGACGCCGCTGCAGGTGTTCGACGCGGTCGTCGCCGCGCTCACCGCCGACGGATTCGCGGTGATCCTCAACGACCACACCACCACCTCGCACTGGTGCTGCGGCACCAACGACGGCAACGAGCGGTGGAACAGCAGCCAGACCACCGAGAAGTGGATCAGCGACTGGGTGATGCTCGCGACCCGCTACAAGGACAACGCTCGCGTGGTCGGCATGGACCTGCGCAACGAGGTGCGGCGCGACATCCTGAACGACGCGAACTGGGGCTGGGGCGACGACCACGACCTGTACCAGGCGTACCAGCGCGCCGGCGTCGCCATCCAGAAGGCGAACCCCGAGGTGCTCGTCGTCATGGAGGGCATCAACTGGCAGGGCATCCCGCTCGACGGCCTGTTCCACGACCGCCCGCACCTCAAGCCCGTCGCGAACCTCTCGAACGCCCTCCCATATCCGGACAAGCTCGTCTACGCGGCGCACATCTACGCCTACACCGGGCCGAAGCACACGGGTGCCACCGGACTCGGTGAAACGCATGATGCCCGCTATCGCGACCTCACCGCGAGCGAGCTCGCGGCCGAGGTGAACCGGGCCGCGGCGTTCGTCAACACGGCGAATCAGCACTACACCGCCCCCGTGTGGTTCAGCGAGTTCGGCATCGGCCACGCCAGCGACACCGGCGCCCTCGACAAGGCCTGGTGGGCGAACTTCACCGACATCCTCATCGCCAACGACAGCGACTTCGCCGCGTGGCCGCTCGTGGCGCAGGCGAAGGCCGACGGCACGTTCGTCGACGGCTACGCCCTCCTCGCCTACAAGCCCGACGGCACGAAGCTGAGCATCGCCGACGACTGGCGCTTCCCGCAGTGGAAGAAGCTCGTCAACGCGACGGGCAAGACCGGCCAGGTCGCGCCCGTCGCCCGCTG
This genomic interval from Agromyces sp. Leaf222 contains the following:
- the recQ gene encoding DNA helicase RecQ, with translation MSRNPEPDPYDGVPWPLDEFAPPADEWAPPADDGWVPPEDDGFRGAPRSAAASTRASTPARLAPIDPQSVRAAPARFDSAHEALHTVFGYDSFRGEQAEIIAQVAGGGDAVVLMPTGGGKSLCYQIPSLLREGTGIVVSPLIALMHDQVDALQRNGVRAAYLNSSQQSFERAEVERAYLAGELDLLYIAPERLSSEPVKRFLQQGTVALFAIDEAHCVAQWGHDFRPDYLALSELSERWPDVPRIALTATATEATHREITTRLSLEDARHFVSSFDRPNIQYRIAPKSEVRKQLLEFVRSEGVDAEGTPVAGIVYALSRASTEKIAGFLAQNGVNALPYHAGLDAGVRRRTQERFLREDGVVVVATIAFGMGIDKPDVRFVAHVDLPKSVEGYYQETGRAGRDGLPATAWLAYGLQDVVQQRRMIDESPGDLAHRRRLASHLDAMLALCETVQCRRQNLLAYFGQPSEACGNCDTCLEPPVALDGTVPAQKFMSTIVRLERERRQRYGAGHLIDILRGKQTPRVGQYGHDTLATWGIGADVSEQQWRGIVRQLLAQGLLATHGEYGTLSVTDTGNEVLSGTRTVMLRAEPERAASRRGPKAASAAADLSPDDAELFEALRAWRGAEAREQGVPAYIVFGDATLRAVATERPRSVAGLDGISGIGVKKREAYGDALVAVVDAHLAR
- a CDS encoding ABC transporter permease: MTATTTTTRAATRGTASRPSRAGTGFLRHTAVLTLRQLRAAVRVPAFVVMNLVQPLIWLLLFGQLFKSVVEIPGFSGGADYLEFLTPGIVVMMALFGSAWAGTSFIEDMNRGVMDRLLTSPTHRGALMVASLVYQAVLTFVQTLIVLGVAWLLGARFDGGLAGVLVLLAAAMLLTAAFSALSNAAALLARDQNILIGLSQLITIPLMFLSSALMDTSLSAGWVADVARFNPFEWAVVAGREALLSADPDWASVWSHLGYLAAFTLVLAWLATRAFRVYQRSA
- a CDS encoding ATP-binding cassette domain-containing protein; its protein translation is MPTATPGLALEARNLVKRYPQGRRKPPVTALDGLSFGVEEGTVFGLLGPNGAGKSTTVKILATLSAADSGDAFVAGFDVRGRAADVRRSIGFVAQKQVSDPMDTGLENLVLAGQLHGMGTRDARSRAGDLLDRFGLAAAARRQVKTYSGGMARKLDVAIGLMHHPAVLFLDEPTTGLDPEARTEMWAEIERMAADERTTVLLTTHYLEEADRLASRLAIVANGRVVTEGEPEELKAALRGDAIVLELLDAADVDGALTLIGRSPVFRDVVREGRTVRARTDEGGQALPLALAMLDAERLRVASATVARPSLDDVYLAHTGRSFSSAHSEGSATDQATPTIDGPATDGPATDGPATAEERAA
- a CDS encoding glycoside hydrolase family 5 protein, with translation MHHRTLRIAVGLAIAALAISVASPASPASAAPPEDQMPVLTGPELAASWTAPLSTVGRYVVDADGDRFKLKSANWDGAQGHWSGSGDKNDPANHNSGISYDIPMGLDRVPMATLMSDFHGVGINSIRLSFSNEMLGMTAPVPDVAVTANPQLKGKTPLQVFDAVVAALTADGFAVILNDHTTTSHWCCGTNDGNERWNSSQTTEKWISDWVMLATRYKDNARVVGMDLRNEVRRDILNDANWGWGDDHDLYQAYQRAGVAIQKANPEVLVVMEGINWQGIPLDGLFHDRPHLKPVANLSNALPYPDKLVYAAHIYAYTGPKHTGATGLGETHDARYRDLTASELAAEVNRAAAFVNTANQHYTAPVWFSEFGIGHASDTGALDKAWWANFTDILIANDSDFAAWPLVAQAKADGTFVDGYALLAYKPDGTKLSIADDWRFPQWKKLVNATGKTGQVAPVARWNMLGSGSFVDSQSSLRMLQAGDWSPGQWKGTCPDSQRLQGIARSTNRALCTDVGGIATSNPRVQSGQGNITNDWASGYDKLQCNPGEVGVGYSLGTGGGTKAAMWNLVCATSTTALPASQGRLIWFDQGDNRPAGGGSTASDWAPGNYKGQCRDTEYIAGVAYTYRWNHGGVPDALLCKPLA